From one Caldithrix abyssi DSM 13497 genomic stretch:
- a CDS encoding pyridoxal-phosphate dependent enzyme, producing the protein MDNWNWEVQNEDYLKRTIKRCRENKIILPTFEQLKHPETIPAEIQEELTHIDMEELHPLNLFRIHWRNDPVSGKIGDYNYLEIPPEITGVRARIIGMVGKHFPTGAHKVGATYGCLAPYLVTGRFDPEYHKAVWPSTGNYCRGGVFNSALLSVHSVAILPEEMSQERFDWLREKGAEVYATPGCESNVKEIYDKCHELAAQSDEYLILNQFDQFGNAVWHYEITGYAIQEIFKKEKSGRQRLSGFVSATGSAGTIAAGDYLRTQFPLIKVLGAEALQCPTLLMNGFGGHRIEGIGDKHVPWIHNIKNLDLVAAIDDEDALRLLRLFNEPAGQEWLAAQGVSQEVIEKLPLLGISSCANLLASIKMAKYYEMNENDVIFTIFTDSVEMYHSRLEEMNRNWGPYSELQAAVDWHSVVLKQSIDYLKELDYYARKTIHNLKYFTWIEQQGKDVEELNAQWYDEDYWQKRFSIVPKWDAMIRRFNEQVMGGNGF; encoded by the coding sequence ATGGATAACTGGAACTGGGAAGTACAAAACGAAGATTATCTGAAGAGAACCATTAAACGTTGCCGGGAAAATAAAATCATCTTACCGACATTTGAACAATTAAAACATCCGGAGACCATTCCGGCCGAAATTCAGGAAGAATTGACGCACATTGATATGGAAGAGCTGCATCCTCTAAATCTTTTTCGCATTCACTGGCGCAATGATCCGGTAAGCGGAAAGATCGGCGACTACAATTATCTGGAAATCCCTCCGGAAATCACCGGCGTACGGGCGCGCATCATCGGCATGGTGGGCAAGCACTTCCCCACCGGCGCGCACAAGGTAGGGGCCACCTACGGCTGTCTGGCGCCCTATCTGGTGACCGGCCGCTTTGATCCGGAATATCACAAGGCCGTCTGGCCTTCCACCGGCAATTACTGTCGAGGCGGCGTGTTTAATTCTGCCCTGCTTTCCGTGCACTCCGTGGCCATTCTGCCCGAGGAGATGAGCCAGGAACGCTTTGACTGGCTGCGCGAAAAAGGAGCCGAGGTGTACGCCACTCCCGGATGCGAAAGCAATGTTAAGGAAATTTACGATAAATGTCATGAACTGGCCGCACAAAGCGATGAATATCTGATCCTCAATCAATTCGATCAGTTTGGCAACGCCGTCTGGCATTATGAGATTACCGGCTACGCCATTCAGGAAATCTTTAAAAAAGAAAAGTCCGGCAGACAACGATTGAGCGGCTTTGTCAGCGCCACCGGTTCGGCCGGAACCATTGCCGCTGGCGACTATTTGCGAACCCAATTTCCGCTGATTAAGGTTTTAGGCGCAGAAGCCCTGCAGTGCCCTACCCTGTTGATGAACGGATTTGGCGGTCACCGTATTGAAGGCATTGGCGATAAACACGTGCCCTGGATTCATAATATTAAAAATCTGGATCTGGTGGCGGCCATTGACGATGAAGACGCCCTGCGCCTGCTCCGCCTGTTTAACGAACCCGCCGGACAGGAATGGCTGGCCGCTCAGGGCGTTTCGCAGGAAGTCATTGAAAAACTACCTCTTCTGGGCATCTCGTCCTGCGCCAACCTGCTGGCTTCTATCAAAATGGCCAAATATTACGAAATGAATGAAAATGACGTCATCTTTACCATTTTTACCGATTCGGTTGAAATGTACCATTCCAGGCTGGAAGAGATGAATCGCAACTGGGGGCCCTATTCCGAATTGCAGGCCGCTGTTGACTGGCACAGCGTCGTCTTAAAACAATCCATCGACTATCTGAAAGAACTGGATTACTACGCCCGAAAAACCATCCACAATCTGAAATACTTTACCTGGATCGAGCAGCAGGGCAAAGATGTGGAAGAATTGAACGCCCAATGGTACGATGAAGATTACTGGCAAAAACGCTTTTCCATTGTTCCCAAATGGGATGCCATGATTCGCCGTTTCAATGAACAGGTAATGGGCGGAAATGGTTTTTGA